Proteins found in one Streptococcus criceti HS-6 genomic segment:
- a CDS encoding BglG family transcription antiterminator — protein MNIRQVETLRYLLSIEDYITASDLSARYGISTKTIYTDIAVINDELSPFGIEIEKRPRRGIRLVVEPKKMELLAHYIESSRLTQSEEASQFQRECDFLKKVILYSEKVEIADWSISHFVSEASTRRDIEKLEKKIAKYNLGFVKRNGEISLKYVNEEDVRKFLRNYLIQHFDLENRESRLSCLERFFDSELVENIDHYINDSESKYQFMINDSYRVYLILDLLISSCRYKSGHHMLQEEPKFLIKNLCQYEVYIIAGDLLSKVTDIPIQMLESSEIRSICLTILSVGYEAKPQSYMEVSETVKQFIDKVSQLSGVDFTKDEHLLRTLENHIQPMIFRLRNDINIKNQITEEIKSKYSALYNIVWLASRIISKQYAIKIIDAEIAFLTIYFEIAVEKISKPLNIYIICPHGLATSELIINSVKKLVSGFDRLISVDWRKLKQSAIEDADLIISSVELGEMPKPYILVSPIVTDIEREEIQKAYNKLTETNRSSLASYLSVQNREDVSKKIILDLLNNNVIIQQSCKTVEEAIKKMIHLAFPQKQAARSILKSVLSREKLGSTSVYTGVALPHADPSVVKNSHLVTMTLDKPMKWGQNLVSVIILIAISEDDEQVYKNALISLYSRISNVQYIDKLKSSKSKEEFAKRLFE, from the coding sequence ATGAACATCAGGCAGGTCGAAACACTCAGATACTTGCTGTCTATTGAGGACTATATCACGGCTAGCGACTTGTCTGCTAGGTATGGGATCTCAACGAAAACGATTTACACGGATATTGCTGTAATCAATGATGAACTATCTCCTTTTGGAATTGAAATTGAAAAAAGACCCAGAAGAGGGATTCGATTAGTAGTCGAGCCTAAAAAGATGGAACTGCTTGCCCACTATATTGAATCCAGCCGTTTGACTCAGTCGGAAGAAGCTAGCCAATTCCAAAGAGAATGCGATTTTTTAAAGAAGGTGATTCTCTATTCTGAAAAGGTAGAAATTGCAGACTGGTCGATCAGCCATTTTGTTAGTGAAGCCTCGACTCGCAGGGATATAGAGAAACTGGAAAAAAAGATTGCAAAATATAACCTAGGTTTTGTGAAAAGAAACGGAGAGATTTCGTTAAAGTATGTAAATGAAGAAGATGTCAGGAAATTTCTAAGAAACTATTTGATTCAGCATTTCGACCTAGAAAATAGGGAGAGTAGACTTAGTTGTCTAGAACGGTTCTTTGATAGTGAGTTAGTGGAGAATATCGACCATTATATTAATGATTCAGAATCAAAATATCAATTTATGATTAATGACTCTTATCGGGTTTACCTGATACTGGATCTCCTAATCAGTAGTTGTCGCTATAAAAGTGGACATCACATGCTCCAAGAGGAGCCTAAATTCTTGATAAAAAACTTATGCCAATATGAAGTTTATATCATTGCTGGTGACCTGCTTAGCAAGGTAACAGACATACCGATACAGATGTTAGAGTCTTCTGAAATACGCAGTATCTGTTTAACCATACTGTCAGTGGGCTATGAAGCTAAACCGCAGTCCTATATGGAAGTCTCAGAAACTGTTAAGCAATTTATTGATAAGGTTAGCCAATTATCTGGCGTTGATTTTACCAAGGATGAGCATCTTTTAAGGACCTTAGAAAATCATATTCAGCCGATGATTTTTAGGTTGCGAAATGATATTAATATAAAAAATCAAATTACAGAGGAGATAAAGTCAAAATACAGCGCTCTTTATAATATTGTTTGGCTGGCTTCCAGAATCATCTCTAAGCAGTATGCCATTAAAATTATTGACGCTGAGATTGCCTTTTTAACCATCTATTTTGAGATTGCGGTTGAGAAAATTAGTAAACCCCTCAATATTTACATTATCTGTCCCCATGGCTTAGCCACTTCAGAATTAATCATCAATTCAGTTAAAAAGCTAGTGTCGGGATTTGACAGATTGATTAGTGTTGATTGGAGAAAATTAAAGCAATCAGCTATTGAAGATGCTGACTTGATTATCAGTTCAGTTGAATTAGGAGAAATGCCCAAGCCCTATATCCTCGTCAGTCCTATTGTAACCGATATTGAGCGAGAAGAAATTCAAAAAGCTTATAACAAACTGACTGAGACGAATCGATCATCTTTAGCGTCATACTTATCTGTACAAAACAGGGAAGATGTGTCTAAAAAAATTATTTTAGATTTGCTCAACAATAATGTGATTATCCAGCAGTCTTGCAAAACGGTAGAAGAAGCTATTAAGAAGATGATTCATTTAGCTTTTCCCCAAAAGCAAGCGGCTAGGTCTATTCTCAAATCAGTTTTGTCACGTGAAAAATTAGGGAGTACGAGCGTATATACTGGTGTCGCTCTTCCCCATGCCGATCCTAGTGTTGTAAAAAATTCACATCTGGTGACAATGACATTAGACAAGCCCATGAAATGGGGACAAAATTTAGTCAGTGTTATTATCCTTATAGCTATTTCAGAGGATGATGAACAGGTGTATAAAAATGCTTTGATTAGTTTGTATTCGAGAATTAGTAATGTTCAATATATTGACAAATTAAAGTCTAGTAAGAGTAAGGAAGAGTTTGCTAAACGACTCTTTGAATAA
- a CDS encoding phosphoketolase family protein, with protein MNTNFDSSDYLNKVDAWWRAANYISAAQMYLKDNPLLRREVAAEDLKSHPIGHWGTVPGQNFIYAHLLRSINKYDLDMFYIEGPGHGGQVMVSNSYLDGSYTELNPQISQTEEGLKQLCKIFSFPGGIASHAAPETPGSIHEGGELGYALSHATGAVLDNPDVIAATVIGDGESETGPLMAGWLSNTFINPVNDGAVLPIHFLNGGKIHNPTIFERKSDDELKAFFTGLGWKPIFADVTAFASDHAAAHKLFAAKLDEAIEEIRNIQAKARKGSADEATMPAWPVIVARIPKGWTGPKSWKGTPIEGGWRAHQVPIPVDSHHMEHVDALLDWLKSYQPEELFDAEGHLKSEVAALSPKGNRRMSMNPITNAGVIKPMDTADWKKRAFDIQTPGEIVAQDMIEFGKYAADLVEANPDNFRIFGPDESKSNRLNEVFTKTNRQWMGRRDPSYDEWLSPAGRVIDSQLSEHQAEGFLEGYVLTGRHGFFASYESFLRVVDTMITQHFKWLRKSKTHTTWRKNYPSLNLIATSTVFQQDHNGYTHQDPGVLTHLSEKTPEYIREYLPADTNSLLAVMDKAFKDEDKINLIVTSKHPRPQFYSVEEASELVEKGYKVIDWASTVQANEEPDVVFAAAGTEPNLEALAAISILHKTFPSLKIRFVNVVDILKLRHPDLDPRGLSDEEFDKVFTKDKPVIFAFHAYEGMIRDIFFRRHNHNLHVHGYRENGDITTPFDMRVMSELDRFHLAQDAALTTLGEKAQAFSAKMDETVAYHKDYIREHGDDIPEVQNWQWENLDE; from the coding sequence ATGAATACAAATTTTGATTCTAGTGACTATCTTAATAAGGTAGATGCTTGGTGGCGGGCTGCCAACTATATTTCTGCAGCGCAAATGTACCTTAAAGATAATCCACTTCTGAGGCGAGAGGTTGCTGCAGAAGACTTGAAATCACACCCAATTGGACACTGGGGAACCGTGCCTGGACAGAACTTTATCTATGCCCATTTACTTCGTTCAATCAACAAGTATGATTTGGATATGTTCTACATTGAAGGTCCTGGTCACGGCGGTCAGGTTATGGTATCCAACTCCTATCTCGATGGGAGCTACACCGAATTAAATCCTCAGATTTCACAGACTGAGGAAGGCTTGAAGCAGCTGTGTAAGATCTTTTCCTTCCCTGGCGGCATTGCTTCGCACGCGGCTCCTGAAACACCAGGTTCTATCCATGAGGGCGGTGAGTTAGGCTACGCTCTGTCTCATGCTACGGGTGCTGTTTTAGATAATCCCGATGTTATTGCGGCGACTGTTATTGGTGATGGTGAAAGTGAAACGGGACCGCTCATGGCAGGATGGTTGTCAAACACCTTTATCAACCCTGTCAATGACGGTGCAGTGCTCCCAATCCATTTCTTGAATGGCGGTAAAATTCATAATCCAACTATTTTTGAACGCAAATCTGATGATGAACTGAAGGCCTTCTTCACCGGACTTGGCTGGAAGCCAATTTTTGCTGATGTTACGGCATTTGCCAGTGACCATGCAGCAGCCCATAAATTATTTGCTGCAAAATTAGATGAAGCCATTGAAGAAATTAGAAATATCCAAGCCAAAGCTCGTAAAGGGTCAGCTGATGAAGCGACAATGCCTGCTTGGCCAGTCATTGTCGCACGCATTCCTAAAGGCTGGACTGGTCCTAAATCTTGGAAAGGTACTCCAATTGAAGGCGGCTGGCGAGCACACCAAGTTCCAATTCCAGTAGACTCTCATCACATGGAACATGTTGATGCTCTACTTGACTGGCTGAAATCCTATCAACCAGAAGAACTTTTTGATGCCGAAGGTCATCTAAAATCAGAGGTTGCAGCTCTTTCTCCAAAAGGCAATCGTCGTATGTCTATGAATCCCATTACTAACGCCGGCGTCATCAAACCAATGGACACAGCTGATTGGAAAAAACGGGCATTTGATATACAGACACCAGGAGAAATCGTTGCACAAGACATGATTGAATTTGGTAAGTATGCTGCTGATTTAGTTGAAGCTAATCCTGATAATTTCCGTATTTTTGGTCCAGATGAATCCAAATCTAACCGTCTTAACGAAGTATTTACGAAAACAAACCGTCAATGGATGGGACGTCGTGATCCATCTTATGATGAATGGCTCTCTCCTGCTGGACGCGTCATTGATTCTCAGCTATCTGAGCACCAAGCAGAAGGTTTCTTGGAAGGCTATGTCTTAACAGGCCGCCATGGATTCTTTGCCTCTTATGAATCCTTCTTGCGTGTTGTCGATACCATGATTACCCAGCACTTCAAGTGGCTGCGTAAATCAAAAACTCATACAACTTGGCGGAAAAATTATCCATCCCTCAACCTGATTGCCACATCGACCGTTTTCCAACAAGACCATAATGGTTATACCCACCAAGATCCAGGTGTTCTGACACACTTATCTGAAAAGACACCTGAATACATCCGTGAATATCTACCTGCTGATACCAATAGCCTATTGGCTGTTATGGATAAAGCCTTCAAGGACGAAGATAAAATTAATTTGATTGTCACGTCAAAACATCCACGTCCACAGTTCTATTCTGTAGAAGAAGCCAGTGAACTAGTAGAAAAAGGCTACAAAGTTATTGACTGGGCATCGACTGTTCAAGCAAATGAAGAACCTGATGTCGTTTTTGCTGCAGCTGGTACCGAACCAAATCTGGAAGCTTTGGCAGCAATCTCTATCTTGCACAAGACATTCCCAAGCCTTAAGATTCGCTTTGTGAATGTGGTGGATATTCTCAAGCTTCGTCACCCAGATCTTGATCCTCGTGGTCTGTCCGATGAAGAATTTGATAAAGTATTTACTAAAGATAAGCCTGTCATTTTTGCCTTCCATGCCTATGAAGGAATGATTCGCGATATTTTCTTCCGACGTCATAATCATAACCTTCATGTCCATGGTTATCGTGAAAATGGGGATATTACAACACCATTTGATATGCGGGTCATGTCTGAACTTGATCGCTTCCATCTAGCACAAGATGCAGCACTTACCACTTTAGGTGAAAAAGCACAAGCGTTTTCTGCTAAAATGGATGAAACTGTTGCTTACCATAAGGATTATATCCGTGAGCACGGTGATGATATTCCAGAAGTTCAAAACTGGCAATGGGAAAATCTTGACGAGTAA
- a CDS encoding phosphoketolase family protein, with product MTEFDSKDYLAKVDAWWRAANYISVAQMYLKDNPLLRREVSKEDVKVHPIGHWGTIAGQNFIYAHLNRVINKFDLNMFYIEGPGHGGQVMVSNSYIDGSYTERYPNITQDEDGLKQLCKIFSFPGGIASHAAPETPGSIHEGGELGYALSHATGAILDNPDVIAATVIGDGEAETGPLNAGWFSNTFINPVNDGAVLPILYLNGGKIHNPTILSRKTDEELTHLFQGLGWEPYFVEGNDPEVIHSQMAETLDKVIEKIKTIQTQARQKPAEEAQQAQWPVLIVRTPKGWTGPKEWNGEPIEGGFRAHQVPIPVEAGHMEHIDALTDWLKSYRPEELFDEKGYVKEEIRVISPKGNRRMSMNPITNAGIVKKLDLADWRKHAIDTSKPGSIMKQDMIEFGKYAADLVKANPDNFRIFGPDETKSNRLNNVFTATNRQWLAPRDKSYDEWISPVGRVIDSQLSEHQAEGFLEGYVLTGRHGFFASYESFLRVVDSMITQHFKWLRKSKTHTDWRKNYPSLNLIATSTVFQQDHNGYTHQDPGLLTHLAEKTPEYVREYLPADSNSLFAVMEYALADEDKVNVIVTSKHPRPQFYSVAEAQELVKEGYKVIDWASNDHDGEPDIVFAAAGTEPNLEVLAGISLLHKAFPEVKIRFINVVDILKLRSPKVDPRGLSDEAFNKLFTTDKPIVFAYHGYEGQIRDLFFNRDNHKVYIHGYRENGDITTPFDMRVMSEMDRFHIAKEAAQAVLGDKAQGFAQEMADKLAYHTAYIREHGDDIPEVQNWQWETID from the coding sequence ATGACAGAATTTGATAGCAAGGACTACCTTGCCAAGGTAGATGCTTGGTGGCGGGCGGCCAACTACATTTCCGTAGCTCAGATGTATCTGAAAGATAATCCTTTACTTCGCCGTGAGGTAAGCAAAGAGGATGTCAAGGTCCATCCTATTGGCCACTGGGGTACCATCGCTGGACAAAATTTTATCTATGCCCATCTCAATCGTGTTATCAATAAATTTGATTTGAACATGTTTTACATTGAAGGTCCCGGTCATGGCGGCCAAGTCATGGTGTCTAATTCTTATATTGATGGTTCCTACACCGAGCGCTACCCCAACATTACTCAGGATGAAGATGGCCTTAAACAGCTCTGCAAGATCTTTTCTTTCCCTGGCGGCATTGCTTCTCATGCGGCGCCTGAAACACCAGGGTCTATCCACGAAGGTGGTGAGTTAGGCTATGCTCTGTCGCATGCGACAGGAGCTATTCTAGATAATCCTGATGTCATTGCGGCGACCGTCATTGGTGATGGAGAAGCAGAGACAGGCCCGCTCAATGCTGGCTGGTTCTCCAATACCTTTATCAATCCAGTCAACGACGGTGCTGTTTTACCGATTCTTTATCTCAATGGCGGTAAAATCCATAATCCAACTATTTTATCCCGCAAGACGGACGAAGAGTTAACCCATCTTTTCCAAGGATTGGGTTGGGAACCCTATTTTGTCGAAGGAAATGATCCTGAAGTCATTCATAGTCAAATGGCGGAAACTTTGGATAAGGTTATTGAGAAAATCAAGACTATTCAAACTCAGGCTCGCCAAAAACCTGCTGAGGAAGCCCAGCAAGCTCAATGGCCTGTTCTTATTGTCCGAACACCTAAAGGTTGGACTGGTCCTAAAGAATGGAATGGCGAACCGATTGAAGGAGGGTTCCGAGCCCACCAAGTCCCAATTCCGGTGGAAGCTGGGCACATGGAACATATTGATGCTCTGACAGATTGGCTCAAGTCCTATCGCCCAGAAGAACTTTTTGATGAAAAGGGTTATGTCAAAGAAGAAATCCGTGTGATTTCACCTAAGGGTAATCGTCGCATGTCTATGAACCCTATCACAAATGCAGGAATTGTCAAAAAACTTGATTTGGCAGATTGGCGCAAGCATGCCATTGATACGTCAAAACCTGGCAGTATCATGAAGCAGGACATGATTGAATTCGGTAAGTATGCCGCTGATTTAGTTAAAGCTAATCCTGACAATTTCCGTATCTTCGGGCCAGACGAAACCAAGTCCAACCGCTTAAATAATGTCTTTACAGCGACTAATCGCCAATGGCTGGCACCTCGTGACAAATCCTATGATGAATGGATTTCACCTGTGGGCCGTGTTATTGATTCCCAGCTCTCTGAGCATCAAGCAGAAGGTTTCTTAGAAGGTTATGTTTTGACCGGCCGCCATGGTTTCTTTGCTTCTTATGAATCCTTCCTGCGAGTGGTTGATTCTATGATCACCCAGCACTTCAAATGGCTGCGAAAATCCAAGACCCATACGGATTGGCGTAAAAATTATCCATCTCTCAACTTGATTGCCACATCGACCGTCTTCCAACAAGACCACAATGGCTATACCCACCAAGATCCGGGATTGCTGACTCATTTGGCTGAGAAGACACCTGAATATGTTCGTGAATACCTACCAGCCGATTCTAACTCCCTCTTTGCAGTCATGGAATACGCCTTAGCCGATGAAGACAAGGTCAATGTGATTGTCACTTCAAAGCACCCGCGTCCACAGTTTTACTCTGTTGCGGAAGCGCAAGAGTTAGTCAAGGAAGGATACAAGGTCATTGACTGGGCTTCTAATGACCACGACGGAGAACCAGACATTGTCTTTGCAGCTGCAGGTACTGAGCCTAACCTAGAGGTGTTAGCAGGAATTTCGCTTCTCCACAAGGCTTTTCCAGAAGTGAAAATTCGCTTTATCAATGTTGTAGATATCTTAAAACTCCGCTCACCTAAGGTTGATCCGCGTGGCTTGTCTGATGAAGCCTTTAACAAACTCTTCACTACAGATAAGCCGATCGTCTTTGCTTATCACGGTTATGAAGGCCAAATTCGCGATCTCTTCTTTAACCGCGACAATCACAAGGTCTACATCCATGGTTACCGTGAAAACGGGGACATTACAACGCCATTTGATATGCGAGTCATGTCTGAAATGGATCGCTTCCATATCGCTAAAGAGGCAGCCCAAGCTGTCCTTGGTGATAAAGCCCAAGGTTTTGCCCAAGAGATGGCAGACAAACTAGCCTATCACACCGCCTATATTCGTGAACATGGTGATGATATCCCAGAAGTCCAAAACTGGCAGTGGGAAACTATTGACTAA
- the ulaG gene encoding L-ascorbate 6-phosphate lactonase has protein sequence MANVKDITRESWILSTFPEWGTWLNEEIEEEVVPEGNFAMWWLGNCGVWIKTPGGANVVMDLWSNRGKHTKQVKDMVRGHQMANMAGVRKLQPNLRVQPMVIDPFAINELDYYLVSHFHSDHIDINTAAAIVNNPKLDHVKFVGPYECGEIWKKWGVPEDRIIVIKPGESFEFKDIKVTAVESFDRTCLVTLPVEGADQQDGELKGLAVTDEEMARKAVNYVFETPGGTIYHGADSHFSNYFAKHGKDFNIDVAINNYGDNPVGIQDKMTSIDLLRMAENLRAKVIIPVHYDIWSNFMASTDEILALWKMRKERLQYQFHPFIWEVGGKYTYPQDKDRIEYHHPRGFDDCFEHDSNIQFKALL, from the coding sequence ATGGCTAATGTAAAAGATATTACACGTGAGTCTTGGATTCTTTCAACTTTTCCAGAGTGGGGAACCTGGCTCAATGAAGAAATTGAAGAAGAAGTGGTTCCAGAAGGCAACTTTGCCATGTGGTGGCTGGGTAACTGCGGTGTTTGGATCAAGACACCGGGTGGTGCCAATGTTGTCATGGATCTGTGGTCAAACCGCGGTAAACACACGAAACAGGTAAAGGATATGGTACGCGGTCACCAGATGGCTAATATGGCCGGTGTGCGCAAATTGCAGCCTAACTTGCGCGTGCAACCCATGGTCATTGATCCCTTTGCCATTAATGAATTAGACTACTATCTCGTTTCTCATTTCCACAGCGACCATATTGATATCAATACGGCTGCAGCTATTGTCAATAATCCTAAATTGGATCATGTTAAATTTGTCGGTCCTTATGAATGTGGTGAAATTTGGAAGAAATGGGGCGTTCCCGAAGATCGTATTATTGTTATCAAACCGGGCGAATCCTTTGAATTTAAAGATATTAAAGTAACAGCCGTCGAGTCCTTTGACCGGACCTGCTTGGTAACCCTACCGGTTGAAGGAGCAGACCAGCAAGATGGCGAATTAAAAGGTCTGGCTGTAACAGACGAAGAAATGGCTCGTAAGGCTGTCAACTATGTCTTTGAAACTCCTGGTGGAACGATTTATCACGGTGCAGATTCGCACTTCTCGAATTATTTTGCTAAACACGGTAAGGATTTCAACATCGATGTTGCTATTAATAACTATGGGGACAATCCAGTTGGTATCCAAGATAAGATGACCTCTATTGATCTTTTGCGCATGGCTGAAAATCTGCGTGCTAAAGTTATCATCCCAGTTCACTACGATATCTGGTCTAACTTCATGGCATCAACTGATGAAATCTTAGCCCTCTGGAAGATGCGCAAGGAACGGTTGCAATACCAATTCCATCCATTTATCTGGGAAGTCGGTGGAAAATACACCTATCCACAGGATAAGGATAGGATCGAATACCATCACCCACGCGGATTCGATGACTGCTTCGAACATGATTCTAATATTCAATTCAAGGCTCTGCTCTAA
- a CDS encoding BglG family transcription antiterminator, translating into MIFLDKRSYALLNYLLKLKEPETIMAISKALGQSRRKIYYHLDKINEALPDTVGKIISYPRIGIVLTEEQKKVCQDLMAELDDYTYVMKVDERLQLMLIYIGVAAEKVTLEKLMQLTDVSRNTVLNDLQEMRQQLNRGIFGITLQVNKARGYYLDCPALVKIQFFYKLLQSIVYEGNEGFNEIVHLKIREFSPDNLYFSENMRSYFTEQVNQLTDRLGKKINCYDRQFMARALPYLLSVYRNMSLSNEERVTVHREFSMARERKEYRLVQDLADGVYQTYGIRLDELEKSIVAMLILSFRKDRDEHVESHDYDDMRQQLDHFLKKYETLYHGSFVHRDLLLSQLVAHCKSMLYRKTYGISSINPLTNQIKENYQTLFEQTKSCADILERAWFISLTDDDIAYLAVHLGGELEKEEKDNNHFNQVEVTLVCDDGVGVQKFFLQQCRRILPNTRIEAVFSSEQFHSISDLLTSDFVITTSDPDTLTSALPVLQVNAVLTDEDIVRMVRFIRRESADHQAFDEEIEHYIRQYVKSDKEAYILLKKIEKVFYQELLKDVSGYY; encoded by the coding sequence ATGATTTTTTTAGACAAACGAAGTTATGCCCTGCTCAATTATTTACTAAAGCTGAAGGAGCCAGAGACGATTATGGCGATTTCAAAAGCTTTAGGACAATCGCGTCGAAAGATCTACTATCACCTAGATAAGATAAATGAAGCCCTGCCTGACACGGTTGGGAAAATCATTTCCTATCCTCGGATTGGCATCGTTCTGACTGAAGAGCAGAAGAAAGTCTGCCAAGATTTGATGGCAGAGCTGGATGATTATACCTATGTTATGAAGGTTGATGAACGCCTGCAGTTGATGCTGATTTATATTGGTGTAGCTGCAGAAAAAGTTACGCTTGAGAAACTCATGCAGCTGACCGATGTCTCTCGCAACACGGTTTTAAATGATTTGCAGGAAATGCGTCAGCAGTTGAACCGAGGAATCTTTGGCATCACGCTTCAAGTCAATAAAGCAAGGGGCTATTATTTAGACTGCCCAGCCCTTGTAAAAATCCAATTCTTTTATAAACTCCTTCAATCAATCGTTTATGAAGGAAATGAAGGTTTTAATGAGATTGTCCACCTAAAAATTCGGGAGTTCTCACCAGATAATCTCTACTTTTCTGAAAATATGCGCAGCTATTTTACAGAACAAGTCAATCAGCTGACAGACAGATTAGGGAAGAAAATTAACTGCTATGACCGACAGTTTATGGCTAGAGCTCTGCCTTATTTACTGAGCGTCTATCGGAATATGAGCCTGTCTAATGAAGAAAGAGTGACGGTTCACCGAGAATTTAGCATGGCGCGGGAGCGTAAAGAATACCGTCTTGTTCAGGATTTGGCTGATGGGGTTTATCAGACTTATGGTATTCGACTAGATGAACTTGAAAAATCAATCGTTGCTATGCTTATTCTTTCATTTCGGAAAGACCGAGATGAGCATGTAGAGAGTCATGACTATGATGATATGCGGCAGCAGTTGGATCACTTTTTGAAAAAGTATGAAACTCTTTATCATGGTAGTTTTGTCCATCGCGATCTACTGCTCAGCCAATTGGTTGCCCACTGTAAATCCATGCTTTATCGGAAAACCTATGGGATTTCATCCATTAATCCTCTGACCAATCAGATTAAGGAGAATTATCAAACCCTTTTTGAACAGACTAAATCGTGTGCTGATATTTTGGAGCGGGCCTGGTTTATTTCTCTGACAGATGATGATATTGCCTATTTAGCGGTTCATCTAGGCGGTGAATTGGAAAAAGAAGAGAAAGACAATAATCATTTCAATCAAGTAGAAGTGACCTTAGTGTGTGACGACGGTGTCGGGGTACAAAAGTTTTTCCTCCAACAGTGTCGGCGAATTCTGCCTAATACACGTATTGAGGCCGTTTTTTCTTCGGAGCAATTTCATAGTATCAGTGATTTACTAACTTCTGATTTTGTCATCACCACCTCGGATCCAGACACTTTGACGAGCGCATTACCTGTTCTTCAGGTTAATGCTGTTTTAACCGATGAGGATATTGTGAGAATGGTGCGTTTTATCAGGCGGGAAAGTGCTGACCATCAAGCCTTTGATGAGGAAATCGAGCACTATATCCGCCAGTACGTCAAAAGCGACAAAGAAGCCTATATCTTACTCAAAAAAATCGAGAAGGTTTTCTACCAAGAACTGTTGAAAGATGTCAGTGGTTATTATTAG
- a CDS encoding FGGY-family carbohydrate kinase encodes MRYFLSIDYGGTNTKAVLFNEDGQQLAVSSFETLRIEDKPGYREVDLAATWQAISNTVKKVIEKSGINSQSISAVACIGHGKGLYLLDKKGRPFKRGILSTDNRAAALAQQFEKRVSEIWPLTQQHIVGVQNPILLRWLKEHEPELYQEIGSILSAKDFVRFKLTDKINQEYGDASGNHWINFKTGTYDEAILDFFGIAEMSSALPPLVDYAQVVGGVSRDAAHVTGLTEGTPVIGGLFDIDACAIGSGVLDNDVFSVISGTWNINTYSSKTAADQASGHMNSYFPNRDFLIEASSPTSAGNLDAILKMLMAEEIKNSQQEGGSIYDNLEVFLRETSASYTPVLFFPFLYGSNVGRDARASFLGLSSTTTKSHMVRAVYEGIVFAHKQHIDQLVKTRGRKPRKIRLSGGATNSKAWMQIFSDGLAIPIETVEGSELGALGGAIACLQAIDGLSLEEACHKMVKPKDYFEPVAAEHACYEEKYRVYQSLIEAMQPHWESLIALENLHELIKRG; translated from the coding sequence ATGCGGTATTTTTTAAGCATTGATTACGGCGGTACCAACACAAAAGCCGTCTTATTTAATGAAGACGGTCAGCAGCTGGCGGTTTCATCTTTTGAAACGCTACGTATCGAAGATAAACCGGGTTACAGAGAAGTTGATCTGGCAGCAACTTGGCAGGCCATTAGCAATACTGTTAAAAAGGTCATTGAAAAATCTGGAATTAACAGTCAATCTATTTCAGCAGTTGCCTGTATCGGACACGGCAAAGGTTTGTATTTGCTGGATAAGAAAGGACGTCCCTTTAAGCGCGGTATTCTTTCGACAGATAACCGAGCAGCAGCTTTAGCCCAGCAGTTTGAAAAACGTGTATCAGAAATTTGGCCTCTAACTCAGCAGCATATCGTCGGTGTCCAGAATCCCATTCTTTTACGGTGGCTGAAGGAACATGAACCAGAGCTTTATCAGGAAATTGGTTCCATCTTATCTGCTAAAGATTTTGTCCGTTTTAAATTGACCGATAAGATCAACCAGGAGTACGGGGATGCTTCGGGAAATCACTGGATTAATTTTAAAACTGGGACCTATGATGAAGCCATTTTAGACTTTTTTGGCATAGCTGAGATGAGTTCTGCCCTCCCCCCCCTTGTTGATTATGCTCAAGTTGTGGGTGGCGTCAGCAGAGATGCTGCTCACGTAACTGGCCTTACGGAAGGAACCCCTGTTATTGGCGGTTTATTTGATATTGATGCCTGTGCTATTGGCTCAGGTGTCTTAGACAACGATGTTTTTAGCGTGATTTCAGGGACGTGGAATATCAATACCTATTCCAGCAAGACAGCTGCTGACCAAGCCAGCGGTCATATGAATTCCTACTTTCCTAACCGTGATTTTTTAATTGAAGCCAGCAGCCCGACATCTGCAGGTAACCTTGACGCCATTCTGAAAATGCTGATGGCTGAAGAAATCAAAAATAGTCAGCAGGAAGGTGGTTCTATCTATGATAACCTAGAAGTCTTTTTGCGAGAGACCAGCGCTTCTTACACACCTGTCTTATTTTTCCCTTTTCTTTACGGCAGTAATGTCGGCCGGGACGCCAGAGCGAGTTTTTTGGGCCTGAGTTCAACGACAACCAAGTCTCATATGGTTCGTGCAGTCTATGAAGGGATTGTATTTGCACACAAACAGCATATCGATCAACTTGTAAAAACAAGGGGGCGCAAGCCAAGAAAGATCAGACTATCAGGTGGCGCTACTAATTCAAAAGCCTGGATGCAGATTTTTTCAGATGGTCTTGCCATTCCTATCGAAACTGTTGAAGGAAGCGAGTTAGGGGCTCTAGGAGGTGCGATCGCCTGCTTGCAGGCGATCGATGGTTTGAGTTTGGAAGAAGCCTGCCACAAGATGGTGAAGCCTAAAGACTATTTCGAACCGGTTGCAGCAGAACATGCCTGTTATGAAGAAAAATATCGGGTTTACCAGAGTCTGATTGAGGCTATGCAGCCACATTGGGAATCGCTGATTGCTCTGGAAAACCTCCATGAATTAATTAAAAGGGGCTAG